A genome region from candidate division KSB1 bacterium includes the following:
- a CDS encoding MotA/TolQ/ExbB proton channel family protein, which yields MVKVLGINLKMNILLLLFIMISTAVAQDYFVRINSVTPTNYEKNLFGQLKACDFQIDWSLMEGNQEVSNVTPFSFRVYVLGGRESDDILQIASVGDTTRHTIADQETHKDYFFKVEALDDNNKTIASSNIQKSRGGSQAGDVSSAREPGRKTTVWERIYSDDSTPVGKISFTIILLFFVAGVFYIFWFRCRKNLKFRLVFPFKRESLIRLPINKDRYFENYISPRFLFLIEAWKKIMERTNEIVRKGTGGLTQLNQACYNDFRDKGIPAINVLREIINMDPKRVTEEQKQKIIKDINTYFGENADFGDLMSNGIEIEQEYRFKSTSGNKLLITWEEIENDLFNKKAKPLLKYPTVKIFSAGLENHRINGYQWDKVSEEVDRAIESRSYTEINKLTEKSFLDWLWNLGTVAPLLGLLGTVSGLSNIFQKIESLPPDVEHMELIRQLADGIFEALYTTIFGLLTGILLTLIYYYYKNVLDWIYGKWQAIFVPITERL from the coding sequence ATGGTGAAGGTGCTGGGGATTAACTTGAAAATGAATATACTCCTGCTGTTGTTCATAATGATATCGACAGCAGTGGCACAGGATTATTTTGTTCGTATAAACAGTGTCACCCCGACAAATTATGAGAAGAATCTGTTTGGCCAGTTGAAAGCCTGTGATTTTCAGATAGATTGGTCTTTAATGGAAGGAAATCAGGAGGTGAGCAATGTCACCCCCTTTAGTTTCAGGGTTTATGTGTTAGGGGGCAGAGAGTCCGATGATATTCTCCAGATTGCTTCAGTCGGCGATACAACCCGCCATACGATCGCGGATCAGGAAACGCATAAAGATTATTTTTTCAAAGTCGAAGCTTTAGACGACAATAATAAAACCATCGCCAGTTCCAATATCCAAAAATCAAGAGGCGGCTCTCAGGCTGGCGATGTATCTTCTGCCCGTGAACCGGGGCGGAAAACCACTGTGTGGGAACGGATTTACAGCGATGATTCCACACCGGTTGGAAAAATATCGTTTACCATCATTCTTTTATTTTTCGTGGCCGGCGTGTTTTATATTTTCTGGTTTCGTTGTCGGAAAAACTTGAAATTTCGGCTTGTGTTTCCGTTCAAGAGAGAGAGTCTTATTCGGCTACCGATAAACAAGGACCGCTATTTTGAAAATTATATTTCTCCCCGGTTTTTGTTTTTAATTGAGGCCTGGAAGAAAATTATGGAGCGCACCAATGAAATTGTCCGTAAAGGAACCGGCGGCCTGACACAACTGAATCAGGCATGTTATAATGATTTTCGCGACAAGGGTATTCCCGCCATCAATGTGTTGCGCGAAATTATTAATATGGATCCCAAACGCGTCACAGAAGAACAAAAACAAAAAATCATCAAGGACATTAATACCTATTTTGGGGAAAACGCTGATTTTGGCGATCTGATGAGCAACGGTATTGAGATCGAACAGGAATATCGGTTCAAATCAACGAGCGGGAACAAATTACTGATAACCTGGGAAGAAATCGAAAACGATCTTTTCAATAAAAAGGCAAAACCGCTTTTAAAATACCCGACCGTGAAAATATTTTCAGCGGGTTTGGAAAACCATCGGATTAACGGGTATCAATGGGACAAAGTCTCTGAAGAAGTTGATCGCGCCATCGAGAGTCGATCCTATACGGAAATTAACAAGTTGACGGAAAAATCATTTTTGGATTGGCTGTGGAATCTCGGAACCGTGGCTCCGTTGTTGGGTCTATTGGGAACGGTTAGCGGTCTTTCAAATATTTTCCAAAAGATCGAGTCTTTACCTCCTGATGTCGAGCACATGGAGTTGATCCGCCAGTTGGCTGATGGTATTTTTGAAGCTCTTTACACGACAATCTTTGGTTTATTGACCGGAATTCTGCTGACACTGATTTATTATTATTA